Proteins from a genomic interval of bacterium YEK0313:
- the gsiA_14 gene encoding Glutathione import ATP-binding protein GsiA — protein sequence MSALVDVQGLVKHFPARVSAFGRVLARVHAVDGVDLTIAPGETLALVGESGCGKSTVGRLVLRLIEPTGGRVIFDGEDLGSLDEKALRARRRHAQLIFQDPFASLNPRMTIGDILAEPLKLHGIVPAAERRARVGQLLAEVGLQPHQAQRYPHEFSGGQRQRIAIARAIAVEPKLIVCDEPVSALDVSIRAQILNLLRDLQRRRGLALLFISHDLAVVKHVADRIAVMYLGRIVETAETETLFAEPRHPYTRALLSAIPVTVPGAVRDRQLLEGDVPSPLSPPPGCHLNTRCPFVVDRCRTERPDLTGAPHATACHRVGELPPAGAIVPREAQASLVLERLIGAFATTEARAG from the coding sequence ATGAGCGCGCTGGTCGACGTGCAAGGCCTCGTCAAGCATTTCCCGGCCCGCGTCTCGGCCTTCGGCCGGGTGCTGGCCAGGGTGCATGCGGTCGACGGCGTCGACCTGACCATCGCGCCGGGCGAGACGCTGGCGCTGGTCGGCGAGAGCGGCTGCGGCAAGTCGACCGTCGGCCGCCTGGTGCTGCGCCTGATCGAGCCGACCGGCGGCCGGGTCATCTTCGACGGCGAGGATCTCGGCAGTCTCGACGAGAAGGCGTTGCGGGCCCGCCGGCGCCATGCCCAGCTGATCTTCCAGGATCCCTTCGCCTCGCTCAATCCACGCATGACGATCGGCGACATCCTCGCCGAACCGCTCAAGCTGCACGGCATCGTGCCGGCCGCCGAGCGGCGCGCGCGCGTCGGCCAGCTCCTGGCCGAGGTCGGCCTGCAGCCGCATCAGGCGCAACGTTATCCGCATGAATTTTCCGGCGGCCAGCGCCAGCGCATCGCGATCGCCCGCGCCATCGCCGTCGAGCCGAAGCTGATCGTCTGCGACGAGCCGGTCTCCGCGCTCGACGTGTCGATCCGCGCCCAGATTCTCAACCTGCTGCGCGACCTGCAGCGCCGGCGCGGCCTTGCGCTCCTGTTCATCTCGCACGATCTGGCCGTGGTCAAACATGTGGCCGACCGGATCGCGGTCATGTATCTCGGCCGCATCGTCGAGACCGCCGAGACCGAGACGCTGTTCGCCGAGCCGCGCCATCCCTATACGCGGGCGCTGCTCTCGGCCATTCCGGTGACGGTGCCCGGCGCCGTACGCGACCGCCAGCTCCTGGAGGGCGATGTGCCCTCGCCGCTCAGCCCGCCCCCCGGCTGCCACCTCAACACCCGCTGCCCCTTCGTCGTCGACCGCTGCAGGACCGAGCGCCCGGACCTGACAGGCGCGCCACATGCGACCGCCTGCCATCGCGTCGGCGAGCTTCCGCCGGCCGGCGCCATCGTGCCGCGGGAGGCGCAGGCAAGCCTCGTCCTGGAACGGCTGATCGGTGCCTTCGCCACCACGGAGGCGCGCGCCGGCTGA
- the ywrD_3 gene encoding Putative gamma-glutamyltransferase YwrD, with product MTAPRFTTRPEIDGTFGVVTSTHWLASAVGMGILERGGNAFDAGVAAAFTLQVVEPHLNGPGGDVPVILYDVRHQETQVICGQGPAPAGATIEHYRSLGLDLVPGTGLLATCIPGAFDTWMLLLRDYGTMRPRDVLEAAIGYARHGYPIVDRITETIQTVEQLFREHWPTSAEVYLPEGRVPQAGELFTNVRLAETYERVLRECQGGSREQEIERARHIWSQGFVAEAVDRFCRTEDVFDVSGRHHRGVLTGEDMARWKASVEAPIHYDYGRYRVFKPTTWCQGLACLQQLALLEGFDLDKLDPAGPDFVHLVVEAAKLAFADREAFYGDPAFVDVPIETLLSKAYNAERRKLIGDKASLELRPGTIAGAGGKVDARVASGKRVAVGATGAGEPTVGEITTFESGNTRGDTVHFDIIDRWGNMISSTPSGGWLQSSPIIPALGFCLGSRAQMFWLDESHPAALQPGKRPRSTLTPTIAFRDGEPYLAWGSPGGDQQDQWVPQMFLRHVHANMNLQESIDAPAWHTEHFPGSFWPRESRPGVLVVENRLPRATIEELHRRGHIVEIGGDWSEGRLTGARREGVRLKAAANPRGMQGYAVGR from the coding sequence GTGACCGCTCCCCGCTTCACCACCCGCCCGGAGATCGACGGCACGTTCGGTGTCGTCACCTCGACCCACTGGCTTGCCTCCGCCGTCGGCATGGGCATTCTGGAGCGCGGCGGCAATGCCTTCGACGCCGGCGTCGCCGCCGCCTTCACGCTGCAGGTCGTGGAGCCGCATCTCAACGGCCCGGGCGGCGACGTGCCGGTGATCCTCTACGACGTGCGGCACCAGGAGACGCAGGTGATCTGCGGCCAGGGTCCGGCTCCGGCGGGAGCGACCATCGAGCACTACCGCTCGCTCGGCCTCGACCTCGTGCCCGGCACCGGCCTGCTCGCCACCTGCATCCCCGGCGCCTTCGACACCTGGATGCTGCTGCTGCGCGACTACGGCACGATGCGCCCGCGCGACGTGCTGGAAGCAGCCATCGGTTATGCCCGCCACGGCTATCCCATCGTCGACCGGATCACCGAGACGATCCAGACGGTGGAGCAGCTGTTCCGCGAGCACTGGCCGACATCGGCCGAGGTCTACCTGCCGGAGGGCCGCGTGCCGCAGGCCGGAGAGCTCTTCACCAATGTCCGGCTCGCCGAGACCTATGAGCGGGTGCTGCGCGAATGCCAGGGCGGCAGCCGCGAGCAGGAGATCGAGCGCGCCCGCCACATCTGGTCCCAGGGTTTCGTCGCCGAGGCGGTCGACCGTTTCTGCCGGACCGAGGACGTCTTCGACGTCTCCGGCCGGCACCACCGCGGCGTCCTCACCGGCGAGGACATGGCGCGCTGGAAGGCGAGCGTCGAAGCGCCGATCCACTACGATTATGGCCGCTACCGCGTGTTCAAGCCGACCACCTGGTGCCAGGGCCTGGCCTGCCTGCAGCAGCTCGCCCTGCTCGAAGGCTTCGACCTCGACAAGCTCGACCCGGCCGGCCCGGACTTCGTCCACCTGGTCGTCGAGGCCGCCAAGCTCGCCTTCGCCGACCGCGAAGCCTTCTACGGTGATCCCGCCTTCGTCGACGTGCCGATCGAGACGCTGCTCTCCAAGGCCTACAATGCCGAGCGCCGCAAGCTGATCGGCGACAAGGCCTCGCTGGAGCTCAGACCCGGCACCATCGCCGGCGCCGGCGGCAAGGTCGATGCGCGGGTCGCCAGCGGCAAGCGCGTGGCGGTCGGCGCGACGGGCGCGGGCGAACCGACTGTCGGCGAGATCACCACCTTCGAGAGCGGCAACACCCGCGGCGACACGGTGCATTTCGACATCATCGACCGCTGGGGCAACATGATCTCCTCGACGCCCTCGGGCGGCTGGCTGCAGTCCTCGCCCATCATCCCCGCGCTCGGCTTCTGCCTCGGCTCGCGCGCGCAGATGTTCTGGCTCGACGAGAGCCACCCGGCCGCGCTCCAGCCCGGCAAGCGGCCGCGCTCGACTCTGACCCCGACCATCGCCTTCCGCGACGGCGAGCCCTATCTCGCCTGGGGTTCGCCCGGCGGCGACCAGCAGGACCAGTGGGTGCCGCAAATGTTCCTGCGCCACGTCCACGCGAACATGAACCTGCAGGAATCGATCGACGCGCCCGCCTGGCACACCGAGCATTTCCCCGGCTCGTTCTGGCCGCGTGAATCGCGCCCGGGCGTGCTGGTCGTCGAGAACCGTCTGCCGCGCGCGACCATCGAGGAACTGCACCGGCGCGGCCACATCGTCGAGATCGGCGGCGACTGGTCGGAAGGCCGGCTGACCGGCGCCCGGCGCGAAGGCGTGCGCCTGAAGGCGGCCGCCAATCCGCGCGGCATGCAGGGTTATGCCGTCGGACGCTGA
- the gsiB_19 gene encoding Glutathione-binding protein GsiB precursor — protein sequence MRLFTRWTAAALALAVSAGVAGAQTTTLRIGLAEDPDVLDPTLSRTYVGRIVFASICDKLFDIDEKLQAVPQLALSQETSADGLSMTIRLRPDVRFHDGEPMDAEAVKFSLERHMSMAGSFRRPELASVERVEVVDPLTVRLVLKQPFAPLLSQLTDRAGMMVSPRAAREAGDRFGARPVCAGPYRLVERVQQDRIVVERFADYWNKDAVSIDRIEYRPINDSTVRLANLRAGSLDLIERALATDVAEIRANPRLRLSAAVDLGYQGVTLNVAKSEAARTAFGQDPRIMQAFSLAIDRVAINQVVFNGAAAPGNQWINPQHPYYQTRFPVPARDVERAKRLLREAGVRTPIAIDFMVPNNPEVRQVAEVLQAMTAEAGFDLKIRVTEFATSLQEAEQGRYQAYMLNWSGRSDPDGNLFIFHGCNQPQNYGGYCNREVDAMMLEARTKTDMAARKAIYERVAERLLTEGSIVYLYHRPVIIAHTARLSGYRPMPDGLVRVIGLKLAAN from the coding sequence ATGAGACTCTTCACCCGATGGACTGCCGCGGCGCTTGCCCTCGCCGTGTCGGCCGGCGTCGCCGGCGCCCAGACCACCACGCTCAGGATCGGCCTTGCCGAGGATCCCGACGTGCTCGACCCGACGCTCAGCCGCACCTATGTCGGCCGCATCGTCTTCGCCTCGATCTGCGACAAGCTGTTCGACATCGACGAAAAGCTGCAGGCCGTGCCGCAGCTCGCCCTGTCGCAGGAGACCTCGGCCGACGGCCTCTCCATGACCATCCGCCTCAGGCCCGATGTGCGCTTCCACGACGGCGAGCCCATGGATGCCGAGGCGGTCAAGTTTTCGCTGGAGCGGCACATGTCCATGGCCGGCTCGTTCCGCCGGCCGGAGCTTGCCTCCGTCGAGCGGGTCGAGGTCGTCGATCCGCTCACCGTCCGGCTCGTCCTGAAGCAGCCCTTCGCGCCGCTCCTGTCCCAGCTCACCGACCGGGCCGGCATGATGGTCAGCCCTAGGGCCGCGCGCGAGGCCGGCGACCGCTTCGGCGCGAGGCCCGTCTGCGCCGGTCCCTACCGGCTGGTCGAACGCGTCCAGCAGGACCGCATCGTGGTCGAGCGCTTCGCCGACTACTGGAACAAGGACGCGGTCAGCATCGACCGCATCGAATACCGGCCGATCAACGATTCGACCGTCCGGCTCGCCAATCTGCGCGCCGGCTCGCTCGACCTGATCGAGCGCGCCCTGGCGACCGACGTCGCCGAGATCCGCGCCAATCCGCGCCTGAGGCTCTCCGCCGCCGTCGATCTCGGCTATCAGGGCGTGACGCTCAACGTCGCCAAGAGCGAGGCGGCGCGCACCGCCTTCGGCCAGGATCCGCGGATCATGCAGGCCTTTTCGCTCGCCATCGACCGGGTAGCGATCAACCAGGTCGTGTTCAACGGCGCGGCGGCGCCCGGCAACCAGTGGATCAACCCGCAGCACCCCTACTACCAGACGCGGTTCCCGGTTCCGGCGCGCGACGTCGAGCGGGCGAAGCGGCTGCTGCGCGAGGCCGGCGTGCGCACGCCGATCGCGATCGACTTCATGGTGCCGAACAACCCGGAGGTGCGACAGGTGGCCGAGGTCCTGCAGGCCATGACGGCCGAAGCCGGCTTCGACCTGAAGATCCGCGTCACCGAGTTCGCCACCTCCCTGCAGGAGGCCGAGCAGGGCCGCTACCAGGCCTATATGCTCAACTGGTCGGGCCGCTCCGACCCGGACGGCAACCTCTTCATCTTCCACGGCTGCAACCAGCCCCAGAACTATGGCGGCTACTGCAACCGCGAGGTCGATGCGATGATGCTGGAGGCGCGCACCAAGACCGACATGGCCGCCCGCAAGGCGATCTACGAGCGGGTCGCCGAGCGGCTGCTCACCGAAGGCTCGATCGTCTACCTCTATCACCGGCCCGTCATCATCGCCCATACCGCCCGGCTTTCGGGCTACCGGCCGATGCCCGACGGCCTCGTCCGGGTCATCGGCCTGAAGCTCGCCGCCAACTGA
- a CDS encoding Peptidase family S58, producing MSDSDGRDPIAFSPNGRRRARGLGLPLRGTTGPLNAITDVPGVTVGMTTLISGDGEKAVRTGVTAVLPRPPDALLHPCWAGTFAMNGNGELTGCHWIREAGWFTGPITITNTCSLGLAHHGTVRWLARHFPDVIGEGVWPLPVVGETYDGWLNDIAGLHLEESHVLAAIDGAAGGPVAEGSVGGGTGMIAYEFKGGTGTASRRVETKAGTYTLGVLVQANHGIRPWLTVAGVEVGKQMPEGRFRSAESGSIIVVLATDAPLIPTQLERLARRIGIGMGRGGTPSGNDSGDIYLAFSTANDPGQVPLGPTVGFTALGDQEMDPLFTATVDSVEEAILNAMLAAETMTGRRGRVVQAIDPERLRDLLRARA from the coding sequence ATGAGCGACAGCGACGGACGCGACCCGATCGCCTTCTCCCCCAACGGCCGCCGGCGCGCGCGCGGGCTCGGACTGCCCCTGCGCGGCACGACCGGCCCGCTGAACGCCATCACCGACGTGCCCGGCGTCACGGTCGGAATGACGACGCTCATTTCCGGTGATGGCGAGAAGGCGGTCCGCACCGGCGTGACCGCCGTGCTGCCGCGCCCGCCGGACGCGCTCCTGCATCCCTGCTGGGCCGGCACTTTCGCGATGAACGGCAATGGTGAGCTCACCGGCTGCCACTGGATCCGCGAAGCCGGCTGGTTCACCGGGCCGATCACCATCACCAATACCTGTTCGCTTGGGCTCGCCCATCACGGCACGGTGCGCTGGCTCGCCCGCCACTTCCCTGATGTCATCGGCGAGGGCGTCTGGCCGCTGCCGGTGGTTGGCGAAACCTATGACGGCTGGCTCAACGACATTGCCGGCCTCCATCTCGAGGAGAGCCATGTGCTCGCCGCCATCGACGGCGCGGCTGGCGGGCCGGTCGCGGAGGGCAGCGTCGGCGGCGGCACCGGCATGATCGCCTACGAGTTCAAGGGCGGCACCGGCACCGCCTCCCGCCGCGTCGAGACCAAGGCCGGTACCTATACGCTGGGCGTCCTGGTCCAGGCCAATCACGGCATCAGGCCCTGGCTCACCGTCGCCGGTGTCGAGGTCGGCAAGCAGATGCCCGAAGGCCGCTTCCGGTCCGCCGAGAGCGGCTCCATCATCGTGGTGCTGGCAACCGACGCACCGCTGATCCCGACCCAGCTCGAGCGCCTCGCCCGGCGAATCGGCATCGGCATGGGCCGCGGCGGCACACCCTCGGGCAACGATTCCGGCGACATCTACCTGGCCTTCTCCACCGCCAACGATCCGGGGCAGGTGCCCCTGGGGCCGACCGTCGGCTTCACCGCCCTGGGCGACCAGGAAATGGACCCCCTGTTCACGGCGACGGTCGACAGCGTCGAGGAAGCCATCCTCAACGCCATGCTGGCCGCCGAAACCATGACCGGCCGGCGCGGTAGAGTGGTCCAGGCCATCGACCCGGAGCGGCTGCGCGACCTTCTCCGCGCCAGGGCCTGA
- the fabG_26 gene encoding 3-oxoacyl-[acyl-carrier-protein] reductase FabG: MDLGLNGKTVLVTGASKGIGLATAEVFAAEGARVIMVARDAGRLDAAATPLRERYQGPIETMSADLSLSAERERLGADLPAVDVLVNNAGAIPGGGLLDLTLERWEEAWSLKVMGYIHLTQIALAAMKARGSGVIVNIIGMAGRSPRYDYVCGATGNAALIAFTGAVGGKASEWGVRVFGINPAATRTDRIVSLSKQRARATFGDESRWEEMLAGLPFGRPIEPREIANAAAFLASPTCGYVSGAVLDIDGGGAFRGA; this comes from the coding sequence ATGGATCTCGGGCTGAACGGCAAGACCGTCCTCGTCACCGGCGCCTCCAAGGGCATCGGGCTCGCAACGGCCGAGGTGTTCGCCGCCGAGGGCGCGCGGGTGATCATGGTGGCGCGCGATGCCGGCCGTCTCGATGCCGCCGCGACGCCCCTGCGTGAGCGGTACCAGGGCCCGATCGAGACGATGTCCGCCGATCTCTCGCTGTCGGCCGAGCGCGAACGGCTCGGGGCGGACCTGCCGGCCGTCGACGTGCTCGTCAACAATGCCGGCGCCATCCCCGGCGGCGGCCTGCTCGACCTCACGCTGGAGCGTTGGGAGGAGGCCTGGTCGCTCAAGGTGATGGGCTACATCCACCTGACGCAGATCGCGCTCGCCGCCATGAAGGCGCGGGGCTCCGGCGTCATCGTCAACATCATCGGCATGGCCGGCCGGTCGCCGCGCTACGACTATGTCTGCGGCGCCACCGGCAATGCCGCGCTGATCGCCTTCACCGGCGCGGTCGGCGGCAAGGCGAGCGAATGGGGCGTCCGCGTCTTCGGCATCAACCCGGCCGCGACGCGCACCGATCGCATCGTCTCGCTGTCGAAGCAGCGCGCCCGCGCGACCTTCGGCGACGAAAGCCGCTGGGAGGAGATGCTCGCCGGCCTGCCGTTCGGCCGGCCCATCGAGCCTCGCGAAATAGCCAATGCCGCCGCCTTCCTCGCCTCGCCGACCTGCGGCTACGTCTCCGGCGCCGTCCTCGACATCGACGGCGGTGGCGCCTTCCGCGGCGCGTGA
- the gsiD_15 gene encoding Glutathione transport system permease protein GsiD → MAVSQGIPAAIAAAEIESPARRAWRRLKARRGAMAALAVLVIIAALAVLAPHLGLHDPVQQSWRAVRQAPSAAHWFGSDEVGRDVFARVVFGARASLAAGVVSVAIAILAGVPLGLAAGYLGGWTDALISRFTDAMLACPFLILAIALAAFLGPSLENAMIAIGITATPVFVRLTRGQVLAVRSEDFVEAARAVGNPPWRIAIRHILPNILPQLLVQATLTIATAIIAEASLSFLGLGQQPPTPSWGSMLNAAQRFLTQAPWMAIFPGLAIFLTVLSFNLLGDGLRDALDPKAR, encoded by the coding sequence ATGGCCGTCAGCCAGGGCATTCCCGCGGCCATTGCCGCCGCCGAAATCGAAAGCCCCGCGCGGCGGGCCTGGCGCCGCCTGAAGGCGCGCAGGGGCGCCATGGCGGCGCTCGCCGTGCTGGTCATCATCGCCGCCCTCGCGGTGCTGGCGCCCCATCTCGGCCTGCACGATCCGGTGCAGCAGAGCTGGCGCGCGGTGCGCCAGGCGCCGTCCGCGGCCCACTGGTTCGGCTCCGACGAGGTCGGCCGCGACGTCTTCGCCCGCGTCGTCTTCGGCGCGCGCGCCTCGCTCGCCGCCGGCGTCGTCTCGGTCGCCATCGCCATCCTCGCCGGCGTGCCGCTGGGCCTTGCCGCCGGCTATCTCGGCGGCTGGACCGATGCGCTGATTTCGCGCTTCACCGACGCCATGCTCGCCTGCCCCTTCCTGATCCTCGCCATCGCGCTCGCCGCCTTCCTCGGCCCCTCCCTCGAGAACGCGATGATCGCCATCGGCATCACCGCGACGCCGGTCTTCGTGCGCCTCACCCGCGGCCAGGTTCTGGCGGTCAGGAGCGAGGATTTCGTCGAGGCCGCGCGCGCCGTCGGCAACCCACCCTGGCGCATCGCCATCCGCCACATCCTGCCGAACATCCTGCCCCAGCTCCTGGTCCAGGCGACGCTGACGATCGCCACCGCCATCATCGCGGAAGCATCGCTCTCCTTCCTCGGCCTCGGCCAGCAGCCGCCGACGCCGTCCTGGGGCTCGATGCTGAACGCCGCCCAGCGCTTCCTGACCCAGGCGCCCTGGATGGCGATCTTCCCCGGCCTCGCCATTTTTCTCACGGTGCTCAGCTTCAACCTGCTCGGCGACGGGCTGCGCGATGCGCTCGACCCCAAGGCGCGCTAA
- a CDS encoding Acetyltransferase (GNAT) family protein, with amino-acid sequence MTDNAQLDMSGYFLVPPGRLTTAVTWLEMVAPPSEPVPQGGPALKRIESPDLAWYRALYRRIGEDWLWTSRLVLDDRALAKLIGNPDNEVYVAEQDGAEVGLVELDVSQPGAVEIVYFGLVPQAVGKGCGRALMAAALARAWRPGTTRVWLHTCTHDHPGALRFYQACGFVPYAAGIEIFDDPRLSGLLPRSAAPHVPLIEPPRAEPASR; translated from the coding sequence ATGACCGACAACGCGCAACTCGATATGTCCGGCTACTTCCTGGTTCCGCCGGGCCGGCTGACGACGGCGGTCACCTGGCTCGAAATGGTCGCGCCGCCGTCCGAACCGGTTCCGCAAGGCGGCCCGGCCCTGAAGCGGATCGAGAGCCCCGACCTTGCCTGGTATCGCGCGCTCTACCGGCGCATCGGCGAGGACTGGCTCTGGACCTCGCGCCTCGTCCTCGACGACAGGGCGCTCGCCAAGCTCATCGGCAATCCCGACAACGAGGTCTATGTGGCCGAGCAGGACGGCGCGGAGGTCGGCCTCGTCGAGCTCGACGTCAGCCAACCCGGCGCGGTCGAGATCGTCTATTTCGGCCTGGTGCCGCAGGCGGTCGGCAAGGGGTGCGGCCGTGCCCTGATGGCGGCCGCGCTCGCCCGCGCCTGGCGCCCCGGCACGACCAGGGTCTGGCTGCACACCTGCACCCACGACCATCCGGGCGCACTGCGATTCTACCAGGCCTGCGGCTTCGTTCCCTATGCGGCCGGCATCGAGATCTTCGACGACCCGCGCCTCTCGGGCCTCCTGCCGCGCAGCGCCGCGCCGCATGTGCCGCTCATCGAGCCTCCTCGCGCGGAACCGGCGTCCAGATGA
- the oppD_13 gene encoding Oligopeptide transport ATP-binding protein OppD encodes MTASLSLREAEAAPADAPLLEVTDLAVGFHGQDGRTTRAVDGVSFSLGAGRTLGIVGESGSGKSVTSLSIMGLLPPGAATVTGRIAFETRDLLSLPPAALRDLRGDRLAMIFQEPMTSLNPSFTIGDQVSEAIARHRKVSQAEAARQALDMLDRVRIPSPRARFHDYPHKLSGGMRQRVMIAMALACGPRLLIADEPTTALDVTIQAQILELMRRLRRETGTAIMLITHDLGVVAEVCDDVIVMYAGQVVERAPVAELFANPQHPYTVGLIGSIPRLDGRKERLAAIAGSVPNMTAPPQGCRFAPRCPFAEAACLAAPPAVAPAGPGHLTRCRRAPLERLVA; translated from the coding sequence GTGACCGCCAGCTTGTCCCTGCGGGAGGCCGAGGCCGCGCCGGCGGACGCTCCCCTGCTCGAAGTGACCGATCTCGCGGTCGGCTTCCATGGCCAGGACGGCCGCACCACCCGCGCCGTCGACGGCGTGTCGTTTTCGCTCGGTGCCGGCCGCACGCTCGGCATTGTCGGCGAATCCGGATCGGGCAAGAGCGTCACCTCGCTGTCGATCATGGGCCTGCTGCCGCCGGGCGCGGCCACCGTCACCGGCCGGATCGCCTTCGAGACGCGCGATCTCCTGTCCCTGCCGCCCGCGGCCCTGCGGGACCTGCGTGGCGACCGGCTCGCCATGATCTTCCAGGAGCCGATGACCTCGCTCAATCCGAGCTTCACCATCGGCGATCAGGTCAGCGAGGCGATCGCGCGCCACCGCAAGGTGTCGCAGGCGGAAGCCGCGCGCCAGGCGCTCGACATGCTCGACCGCGTGCGCATCCCAAGCCCCCGGGCGCGCTTTCACGACTATCCCCACAAGCTTTCCGGCGGCATGCGCCAGCGCGTGATGATCGCCATGGCGCTCGCCTGCGGACCGCGGCTGCTGATCGCCGACGAGCCGACCACCGCGCTCGACGTCACCATCCAGGCTCAGATCCTGGAGCTGATGCGCCGGCTGCGCCGCGAGACCGGCACGGCGATCATGCTGATCACCCACGATCTCGGCGTGGTGGCCGAGGTCTGCGACGACGTCATCGTCATGTATGCCGGCCAGGTGGTGGAGCGCGCGCCGGTGGCGGAGCTCTTTGCCAATCCCCAGCACCCCTACACCGTCGGACTGATCGGCTCGATCCCGCGCCTCGACGGCCGCAAGGAGCGGCTGGCCGCCATTGCCGGCAGCGTGCCGAACATGACCGCGCCGCCCCAGGGCTGCCGCTTCGCGCCGCGCTGCCCTTTCGCCGAGGCCGCCTGCCTCGCGGCGCCGCCGGCCGTCGCCCCGGCCGGCCCCGGCCATCTCACCCGCTGCAGGCGCGCGCCGCTGGAAAGGCTCGTCGCATGA
- the gsiC_16 gene encoding Glutathione transport system permease protein GsiC, with product MLTLIGKRVLQMIPTLFFVSVIIFLLQQLLPGDPALVLAGEEKDPVVIEQIRQRYRLDQPLPVQYIAWIGGVFSGDLGESMRLKEPVARLIAQKLPVTIQLAVMAMLFTLAIGIPAGIISAVRKNSALDYAANIVALWGISTPNFWLGIMMIFVFSVQLGWLPASGYVSPFEDLKASLAATVMPAFVLGNSFAGVIMRHTRAAMLQALESDYVRTARAKGLTEEKVILKHALRNALTPVITLGALEFGTLLSGAVLTEQIFSVPGFGKLIVDAVFNRDYAVVQGVVLVTATTYVVLNLLADIGYILANPRLRS from the coding sequence ATGCTGACGCTCATCGGCAAGCGCGTCCTGCAGATGATCCCGACGCTGTTCTTCGTGTCGGTGATCATCTTCCTGCTGCAGCAGCTCCTGCCCGGCGATCCTGCGCTGGTGCTCGCCGGCGAGGAGAAGGATCCCGTCGTGATCGAGCAGATCCGCCAGCGCTACCGGCTCGACCAGCCGCTGCCGGTCCAGTATATCGCCTGGATCGGGGGTGTCTTCTCAGGCGATCTCGGCGAGAGCATGCGCCTGAAGGAACCGGTCGCCCGGCTGATCGCCCAGAAGCTGCCGGTGACCATCCAGCTCGCCGTCATGGCCATGCTGTTCACCCTGGCCATCGGCATTCCCGCCGGCATCATCTCGGCCGTGCGCAAGAACTCGGCGCTCGACTACGCCGCCAATATCGTCGCGCTCTGGGGCATATCGACGCCGAACTTCTGGCTCGGCATCATGATGATCTTCGTCTTCTCCGTGCAGCTCGGCTGGCTGCCGGCCTCCGGCTACGTCTCGCCGTTCGAGGACCTCAAGGCCTCGCTCGCCGCCACCGTCATGCCGGCCTTCGTGCTCGGCAATTCCTTCGCCGGCGTCATCATGCGCCACACCCGCGCCGCCATGCTGCAGGCGCTCGAAAGCGACTATGTCCGCACCGCCCGCGCCAAGGGCCTCACCGAGGAGAAGGTGATCCTGAAACATGCCCTGCGCAACGCGCTGACCCCGGTCATCACGCTCGGCGCCCTGGAGTTCGGCACGCTCCTGTCGGGCGCGGTGCTGACCGAGCAGATCTTTTCGGTGCCCGGCTTCGGCAAGCTGATCGTCGACGCGGTGTTCAACCGCGACTACGCGGTCGTCCAAGGTGTCGTGCTGGTCACCGCGACCACCTATGTCGTGCTCAACCTCCTGGCGGATATCGGCTATATCCTCGCCAATCCGCGGCTGAGGAGCTGA